A genomic segment from Vanacampus margaritifer isolate UIUO_Vmar chromosome 3, RoL_Vmar_1.0, whole genome shotgun sequence encodes:
- the rtn4r gene encoding reticulon-4 receptor isoform X1 produces MKTIIADGGRLLVLIMWLNFAPQSDSCPAKCVCYSEPRPTVACQQQGLFSIPTEIPVRSQRIFLQSNKLTVVRSTSFSSCQNLTVLWLYSNNISHIEAGAFYGLERLEELDIGDNGNLRTISPTAFRGLTKLHTLHLHRCGLSELPVGVFRGMFSLQYLYLQDNNILTLHDDTFLDLANLTYLYLHNNKIKIVTDNMFRGLINLDRLLLHQNRVIFVQPRAFSDLAKLKSLFLFFNNLTVLTGETMDPLSTLQYLRLNGNQWICDCRARTLWEWFKRFKGSSSELECDVPEFLAGKDLKQLKSEDLEGCVETPQIQTNLFTSKAQSGKFPSTENPQADTIPRCCLGDNDKSSILSGKSRQITNNPLKEKENMSKTKLKDPERTKNDTQNKQNDGPLGTLSNTLDKSLENMNPDLIDSLESSTASNKKKKKCSKKPRSDTHCIKGRGATLQVLRFLLIPTIWISLAMS; encoded by the coding sequence GGGGGCGGCTCCTGGTTCTGATCATGTGGCTGAACTTCGCACCTCAAAGCGACAGCTGCCCTGCTAAGTGCGTGTGCTACAGCGAACCCCGGCCCACCGTGGCATGCCAGCAACAAGGACTCTTCTCCATCCCGACTGAGATTCCCGTGCGGAGCCAGCGGATCTTCCTCCAGAGCAACAAGCTGACGGTTGTGAGATCCACAAGCTTCAGCTCTTGCCAAAATCTTACCGTCTTGTGGCTCTACTCCAACAATATTAGCCACATCGAGGCCGGCGCCTTCTACGGCTTGGAGAGACTGGAGGAGCTGGACATTGGGGACAACGGCAACCTGCGCACAATCAGCCCGACGGCCTTCCGAGGCTTAACTAAGCTGCACACGCTCCACCTGCACAGATGTGGCTTATCCGAGCTGCCTGTGGGGGTTTTCCGAGGAATGTTCTCCCTACAGTACCTTTACTTGCAGGATAATAACATTTTAACCCTGCATGACGACACTTTTCTGGACCTTGCCAACCTTACCTATCTCTACCTGCACAATAACAAGATCAAGATAGTGACTGACAACATGTTCCGTGGTTTAATCAATCTCGACCGCCTGCTGCTTCACCAGAACCGTGTCATTTTTGTCCAACCGAGAGCTTTCAGTGATCTGGCCAAGCTgaaatccttgtttttgtttttcaacaacCTCACCGTCCTGACCGGGGAAACAATGGATCCGCTCAGCACCCTCCAGTACTTGCGCTTAAATGGCAACCAGTGGATTTGTGACTGCCGGGCCAGGACCTTGTGGGAGTGGTTCAAACGGTTCAAGGGTTCCAGCTCTGAGTTGGAGTGTGACGTTCCTGAATTCCTGGCAGGAAAGGATCTGAAACAACTAAAGAGCGAAGACTTGGAGGGATGTGTGGAAACGCCTCAAATCCAGACCAATCTCTTCACCTCCAAGGCCCAGTCTGGGAAGTTCCCCTCCACTGAAAATCCTCAAGCGGACACAATTCCTAGATGTTGTCTCGGCGATAACGACAAGTCCTCTATCCTGTCTGGCAAGAGTCGCCAAATCACCAACAACCCCTTGAAGGAAAAGGAGAACATGTCCAAGACCAAATTGAAAGATCCCGAAAGAACGAAAAATGACACCCAGAACAAGCAGAACGACGGACCTCTTGGAACCTTATCCAACACCTTGGACAAGTCTCTGGAAAATATGAACCCGGACCTTATAGACAGTCTCGAATCTTCGACAGcctcaaacaaaaagaaaaagaagtgcTCCAAAAAGCCCAGATCAGACACCCACTGCATTAAAGGCCGGGGTGCTACGTTGCAAGTGCTGCGCTTTCTCCTCATTCCCACCATCTGGATCTCTTTAGCCATGTCTTAG
- the rtn4r gene encoding reticulon-4 receptor isoform X2 produces the protein MWLNFAPQSDSCPAKCVCYSEPRPTVACQQQGLFSIPTEIPVRSQRIFLQSNKLTVVRSTSFSSCQNLTVLWLYSNNISHIEAGAFYGLERLEELDIGDNGNLRTISPTAFRGLTKLHTLHLHRCGLSELPVGVFRGMFSLQYLYLQDNNILTLHDDTFLDLANLTYLYLHNNKIKIVTDNMFRGLINLDRLLLHQNRVIFVQPRAFSDLAKLKSLFLFFNNLTVLTGETMDPLSTLQYLRLNGNQWICDCRARTLWEWFKRFKGSSSELECDVPEFLAGKDLKQLKSEDLEGCVETPQIQTNLFTSKAQSGKFPSTENPQADTIPRCCLGDNDKSSILSGKSRQITNNPLKEKENMSKTKLKDPERTKNDTQNKQNDGPLGTLSNTLDKSLENMNPDLIDSLESSTASNKKKKKCSKKPRSDTHCIKGRGATLQVLRFLLIPTIWISLAMS, from the coding sequence ATGTGGCTGAACTTCGCACCTCAAAGCGACAGCTGCCCTGCTAAGTGCGTGTGCTACAGCGAACCCCGGCCCACCGTGGCATGCCAGCAACAAGGACTCTTCTCCATCCCGACTGAGATTCCCGTGCGGAGCCAGCGGATCTTCCTCCAGAGCAACAAGCTGACGGTTGTGAGATCCACAAGCTTCAGCTCTTGCCAAAATCTTACCGTCTTGTGGCTCTACTCCAACAATATTAGCCACATCGAGGCCGGCGCCTTCTACGGCTTGGAGAGACTGGAGGAGCTGGACATTGGGGACAACGGCAACCTGCGCACAATCAGCCCGACGGCCTTCCGAGGCTTAACTAAGCTGCACACGCTCCACCTGCACAGATGTGGCTTATCCGAGCTGCCTGTGGGGGTTTTCCGAGGAATGTTCTCCCTACAGTACCTTTACTTGCAGGATAATAACATTTTAACCCTGCATGACGACACTTTTCTGGACCTTGCCAACCTTACCTATCTCTACCTGCACAATAACAAGATCAAGATAGTGACTGACAACATGTTCCGTGGTTTAATCAATCTCGACCGCCTGCTGCTTCACCAGAACCGTGTCATTTTTGTCCAACCGAGAGCTTTCAGTGATCTGGCCAAGCTgaaatccttgtttttgtttttcaacaacCTCACCGTCCTGACCGGGGAAACAATGGATCCGCTCAGCACCCTCCAGTACTTGCGCTTAAATGGCAACCAGTGGATTTGTGACTGCCGGGCCAGGACCTTGTGGGAGTGGTTCAAACGGTTCAAGGGTTCCAGCTCTGAGTTGGAGTGTGACGTTCCTGAATTCCTGGCAGGAAAGGATCTGAAACAACTAAAGAGCGAAGACTTGGAGGGATGTGTGGAAACGCCTCAAATCCAGACCAATCTCTTCACCTCCAAGGCCCAGTCTGGGAAGTTCCCCTCCACTGAAAATCCTCAAGCGGACACAATTCCTAGATGTTGTCTCGGCGATAACGACAAGTCCTCTATCCTGTCTGGCAAGAGTCGCCAAATCACCAACAACCCCTTGAAGGAAAAGGAGAACATGTCCAAGACCAAATTGAAAGATCCCGAAAGAACGAAAAATGACACCCAGAACAAGCAGAACGACGGACCTCTTGGAACCTTATCCAACACCTTGGACAAGTCTCTGGAAAATATGAACCCGGACCTTATAGACAGTCTCGAATCTTCGACAGcctcaaacaaaaagaaaaagaagtgcTCCAAAAAGCCCAGATCAGACACCCACTGCATTAAAGGCCGGGGTGCTACGTTGCAAGTGCTGCGCTTTCTCCTCATTCCCACCATCTGGATCTCTTTAGCCATGTCTTAG